One part of the Macaca mulatta isolate MMU2019108-1 chromosome 6, T2T-MMU8v2.0, whole genome shotgun sequence genome encodes these proteins:
- the DUSP1 gene encoding dual specificity protein phosphatase 1 has translation MVMEVGTLDAGGLRALLRERAAQCLLLDCRSFFAFNAGHIAGSVNVRFSTIVRRRAKGAMGLEHIVPNAELRGRLLAGAYHAVVLLDERSAALDGARRDGTLTLAAGALCREARAAQVFFLKGGYEAFSASCPELCSKQSTPMGLSLPLSTSVPDSAESGCSSCSTPLYDQGGPVEILPFLYLGSAYHASRKDMLDALGITALINVSANCPNHFEGHYQYKSIPVEDNHKADISSWFNEAIDFIDSIKNAGGRVFVHCQAGISRSATICLAYLMRTNRVKLDEAFEFVKQRRSIISPNFSFMGQLLQFESQVLAPHCSAEAGSPAMAVLDRGTSTTTVFNFPVSIPVHSTNSALSYLQSPITTSPSC, from the exons ATGGTCATGGAAGTGGGCACCCTGGACGCTGGAGGCCTGCGGGCGCTGCTGAGGGAGCGCGCGGCGCAATGCCTGCTGCTGGACTGCCGCTCCTTCTTCGCCTTCAACGCCGGCCACATCGCCGGCTCTGTCAACGTGCGCTTCAGCACCATCGTGCGGCGCCGGGCCAAGGGCGCCATGGGCCTGGAGCACATCGTGCCCAACGCCGAGCTGCGCGGCCGCCTGCTGGCCGGCGCCTACCACGCCGTGGTGTTGCTGGACGAGCGCAGCGCCGCCCTGGACGGCGCCAGGCGCGACGGCACCCTGACTCTGGCGGCCGGTGCGCTCTGCCGCGAGGCGCGCGCCGCGCAAGTCTTCTTCCTCAAAG GAGGATACGAAGCGTTTTCGGCTTCCTGCCCGGAGCTGTGCAGCAAACAGTCGACCCCCATGGGGCTCAGCCTTCCCCTGAGTACTAGCGTCCCTGACAGCGCGGAATCTGGGTGCAGTTCCTGCAGTACCCCACTCTACGATCAG GGTGGCCCGGTGGAAATCCTGCCCTTTCTGTACCTGGGCAGTGCCTATCACGCTTCCCGCAAGGACATGCTGGATGCCTTGGGCATCACTGCCTTGATCAACGTCTCAGCCAATTGTCCCAACCATTTTGAGGGTCACTACCAATACAAGAGCATCCCTGTGGAGGACAACCACAAGGCAGACATCAGCTCCTGGTTCAACGAGGCCATTGACTTCATAG ACTCCATCAAGAATGCTGGAGGAAGGGTGTTTGTCCACTGCCAGGCGGGCATTTCCCGGTCAGCTACTATCTGCCTTGCTTACCTCATGAGGACTAACCGAGTCAAGCTAGACGAGGCCTTTGAGTTTGTGAAGCAGAGGCGAAGCATCATCTCCCCCAACTTCAGCTTCATGGGCCAGCTGCTGCAGTTTGAGTCCCAGGTGCTGGCCCCACACTGCTCGGCAGAGGCTGGGAGCCCCGCCATGGCTGTGCTCGACCGAGGCACCTCCACCACCACTGTGTTCAACTTCCCCGTCTCCATCCCTGTCCACTCCACGAACAGTGCGCTGAGCTACCTTCAGAGTCCCATCACGACCTCTCCCAGCTGCTGA